TCAACTATCTCCTATTCTTAACAAGGTAAACAAAAACAGTACTACTACcaataataaaattcttttcttggggcacctgggttgctcaatcagttgagcctctgactcttgattttggctcaggtcataatcccagggatGGTTTTGGAATTGAGACCCGTTttagtctctgtgctaacagtgtttCAGAttatctctcactctctgcctctctcccctgctcatactctctgtctctaaataaagcaacatttttttcaaaaaattgagaCTGCCAAAGACTATTTTTGTAAcctatttcttttcaaaagagtGAATTGGCATCAAAGCTTAACACAGACCAAGTGAACTACAGCACATCACCTAATACATTAAATTGATCTCAGACAGGAAGTCTATTCATTATTTGCTACCTACCAGCATTCTCTTTATATATCAGCTGACACATCTGCCTGCATTTTCTTCTGTACCAGCAGTTCAATATTACAATTATAACTGAAAGCACTTAAACATGCTAATGGATTTCCTTGAGTATTGTCATCTATCAAGACTTCAACATTTCTCCTAGGATACAAGGCACAATGTTCACCACTTGGTCTCTAATGCCTGCATTCCCTAAAACCTAACTTTCCCTACAACTTCATCTCTGCTCAGTTGCATTACAATTCAAAGACAATTTCCCTCACCCCCATTTCTTGAGGGACCCTCTAGCTTGTTATCTTTGTACAACTGTCTTCACACCCCGTACTCAGATAAGTGTTGGGCAAATATAATCTCTCATATTGAAAGAGATTATAATCACaatcaaagagaatttcaagtaTTTCTGCATTATTACAGGACAACTGGTTGTATTACTGATAAGACTCTGGCTTTATTGCTGGGACCATTAACAATATAACTGTACAgccatttatataataaatataagaggTTTCATTCTATAGGTATAATTTATTGTTTGTTACTAGAATAGATTACCTTATTGATAATTTTACCTACAATGTCACTGGCTTGTAATTCTACATAATACTCTATAAggcatgaatatataaatgactgACATGAAAAACAACAGACTACATTTTTCTCATGAGATGAGGAAGTTTTGTAATTCTTCCAGGATACAGAGAAGAACCTGTATACACAGTGATAGTCACTCAAGACAATATGGGCTGGCAGTTGGGAAAAGTGCATTCATTAAGCCCAGGTGTTCACTTGCTGCCAGGTGGTctggtgaaaaagagaaaaattgcaaTGATGGAAGAGGGGGCATAAAAGGTTACTAAGATGCTCCCTAGGAAAGGATGCATGGGGTAGCTGTTATCTCAAGAGACAATCTACTTGAGATAGTTTTCCTATTAATGTGTTGATCCCTTGGCTTGTGCGTGCACAGAATGAGAACCACAACAAGTCCTAAAAACAATTTCTGAGATTCTGAGATACATCGAGATAGATGACATGCCAGtctacaaaacaagtcttaagaaatttaggaagattaaaataatacaagTATCTTTATTGGTCATGATGGATTGAAACTaagttgttcttgtttttaaattttttaaaacatttatttttgagacaaagacagaacatgaacggcggaggttcagagagagggagacacagaatctgaagcagattccaggctctgagctgtcagcacagagcctgatgtggggctcaaactcacagactgtgagatcatgacctgagctgaaggtggacgcttaaacaactgagccacccaggtgacccagttgttcttgtttttaaatgtttatttatttggggggggggggtggggaacaggcagcaagcaagggaggcagagaatctcaagcaggcctgaTGCTTGgtgtgacatggggctcaattccacaatcatgagatcacaacctgagccaaaatcaagattcagatttaaccaactaaggcacccagTTCCCCataattgtatttttagttttttgaggacctcatattgctttccagagtggctgcaccactttgcattcccaccagcagtggaagAAGGTTCCccttctcttcatcctcaccaacacctgttgattcttctgttaattttacccattttgacaggtgtgaggtggtatgtcattattgctttgatttgtatttacctgaagatgagtgatgttgagcatatttttcatgtgtctgttagccatctggctgtcttctttcaaaaactgtctattcatgtcttctgcccatttcttaactgggttgtttggttttttgggtgttgagtttgataagttctttatggatttagAGTCTTCATTAAAGTCTCAAACACTATGCCATCCcactctttttaaataatagggTGAAGTTTGTCCTTTTTTACTAAAGCTTATACACTTTGAGCTATAAAAGAGAAGTTTGGACTCCAAATTTGGTAAGATCCAAACAGTCCAAAAAAGCCTCAGAATTGGTACATAGGTTTTTGATTTTCAGGATGTCTTGAATTCTAGTCTTTGTTCAGACAGCAGGTGCCTTAAATATCTAAGCTGGCATAGAACAAGCTGCAATTTTTCTTCAGGCAATTTATGTCTCTTTAAAGCCACAAGTTTTCACAGGTGTATGCTAGTGTCATGCAAAGAACCTtgagaaggggagcagagaaCAAAATTATGTACATACTACAACAAAGGAGAGACTGCAGAAAACTTATTATCATGCAATATAGCCTGTAAGGTTGTCACATACAGGATGGATTCTCTGTGGAACCCTGAGGATTACTGACCAGGTGTATTCCCTTTCCTCCCAAGTGAAGGTGAAAGGATACAGGCTATCCTTATCAACTAGgctattttaaaaaggattgcATGGGTTAATTCCAGGGGAAAATTGGTTTTAAGCGGGAATGGATGTCACTAGTGCATGAATGTTGAGAACAACAGGATACAGACAGATAACGATGTTATTTTTGGCTCAGGGGTCCTAATCAAACTTCCATCCTCAGCCTTTGGGTTTTCTCACAGGTACAATAGGGGTGTTACAGGGACCGGAACAACTCCCCTCCTGATATAAACTTCCCTTGCCAGGACTCTCCTTCACGGGAACCTCTTGCCTCCAGGACCTCATCCACCCCTGCTCTCTGATCCCTGTCCCCCTCTGCCAGGCTGCCATGGTCCGAAGTCCTGGCCTTTGCAGCAACTGAGGCTCAAGATGGCTTCAACATGACCATTGATCTAGGGCCTGAGCCTTGTAATCCACTATAATGTGCTTGATACcctgttctgtttctttatttataggGTAATAATTCCAGGCATAGATTTTGAGGGATCTATTTGAAACTCAATGAGTGATGCCCTGTGGACTGTGCCAATATCCATTGAACATTTTCCTCACAAGAAGGTTGGTAGCTCACCCAATAGGACTAACTGATCAGTTCCACTAACTTCACCTCAAGTGTcatcagagacagagcatagaaAACACGTTGAAATGTCATTTATCTCCCTTTGTTTCCAAATGTGGTTACTACTGTCAAATTCtacatttcccccctttttgggaaaaagaaattctggcatgacattttccaaagaaatctcAGTCCAGTAAATGAATTGGGGCAAGTGAACTAAGGAGAAATGGGTGTGTAATGCTCAAAAGGCCTAGATACAAAGGAATAAGTTCATAGACTGGGGCCCATTGCTATTTATGGAGACCCTggtttttttaaactgatttagTTCTCTGAGGCAAGGGCTGCTGGTAGCACAGGGTGTGAGCACTAAGAGTGTAGCTCAGGTGTCAATAAGGACAAAGAGAGGTTTATTCCCAGGACACAGAGTAGTTTCTCCAAGCCAATTGAAAGGGAGGACTAGAAGGACGCCTGTGGTTCCTTGGAGCCTTGTCATTGGGAATTAGGAAAACATGGAAAAGTTTAGCTAAAGAGCTAAAAGTGTGTTTGGCTCTTAAATTTGTAACCCTTTTTTCCAATGTCCAGGAACTCTGaccagagaagaagaaatgggtTTGAATCTGAATGATAACCATAGCCttcatttcttccccaaatgGTTCCCAATGGGATCCTGTGTGCAGTTTCAAAACTGACCCTTGCTGTTGCCCCCCTCCTCAGATTCTGTGAGTTGTTGTGGTGGGAAACAACAGTGTTGACTTAACTAAGTGCTTCAGGTGATTCTACTTGAGGCCAGAGTCAGTTGACAAGGCTTCCCATTAATTTATGGGATGTCAGTGCAGGCTTTTGCTCAAGGAGAGGTAACGGGGTCTCTTCTACATGAGTGTGGGAGGATTAGGTCCACCCAGCACACTGTTCCTATGCTGTAGCAGAATTTGTGGGTGTCTGTGGGAGTGGAAGCCACTGAAAGTATACAAGGAAAACTCAGAGATTGGGCTCCAAGTACGTAGTCTCTGTTTCTGAAAAGCTCCTGACACAAAAAAACTAGGAAGTTTTGTCCTTCTGCATTTCACAGTCCCGCCTGCCAGTGAGTACTTTTCTGCTGAAGACATTCTGTTGGTGCCTTTAAGGGCATTTTCTCCTGATGCAGATGTGATTTGTCCACAAATACCTTCTGAGAAAGAAATCTAGAGGAccaggggaaagaagaagaaatggccaGATCTCAGGTAAACTTGGTGTTCCAGGTCGGAGGCATTGTCATCTTTTCCCCTAAAATTCCATGCATTTAGAAATTGCAAATGTTGATTTCTCTGTGTTTGGTGTTTCTGCCTTATGTTTTCAACAAAGCTTTAAAACCTTCTCAGGAACGATACTCAAGGTTGGGTCTTTAGAACTCACTCCCCTATAAGCAGGAGTCTTCTCTACATTATCCAACCAGGCTTTCACTAGGAcgtcaacacttgttacttctaaTTAAAGTCCTGCGAGTATTCCAAATATTCCCGTTAGGACCTATCCTAAGGGGAAGGTGTTGAGTCCAAGATTCCAGTTGCTGATGGGTTCTGGTGGTGGGATTTCAGTCGAGGAGAACGGTTCCGCTTTAGTTCCCCATTTAGTAACTGTCTGTAGCGcaggatgaagaaaatgaaaaatacaaggcCCCcagtatcttaggagtcctcttaaGCATATGGGAATCCTTCTGGAGAcctcccttttgcctttccctcccctggctgcatagtcactcttcacaaccccactGTGGATCTTGGTGCCCACAGGTCCTCTCTTTGTGTTATAATAAAACGACCTTTTTGTaccaaataataaatgcaaaaaaacagAGAATGGATATAAGGCCTGAATAACTTGGAAAGTTAAAAAAGCTGGGGGAGAGCAGTCTTGctttgtaaaatgtgaaaaagatacTCTTTAAAATATACTAGACATTAGAGGACAGGGAAACAGCCATCTAAAAGTGGTGTTTCTCCCATTCAGATGGGGCTCCCAAATATGGGCCGATGATCCTGTGGAAGTAAACGGCATGAGTGGTGAAAAGAATGAGGCTGGAGCACCATTAAAGGGCTTCCCAGATTCTTTGTGTAAAATCATCTGTATAACACATTCTCTGAAAAGAAATCAGGGATCAGCATTGGTTAAAGTCTTGCCATATTGTTTACCTGGGTATCGTTAATCCTCAATGTGGATTCTGTGATGTGGAGTAGCATTGAGCCCTCCTTAAAAGTTCTCTcacagtcttggggtgcctgggtggctcagtcagtgaagcatccaacttcacctcatgTCGTGATATAGCAGTTTATGGGtccgagccctgtatcaggctctgagatgtttgTGCAGAaacctcggagcctggaacctgcttttcattctgtgtgtgtgtctgcctctgcACCCTCCCACTCAGTCTATcgaagaaaaacttttaaaaaagtggggggaaaattCCTTCACAGTCTTAAACTCAGTAACATTTGCTCCAAGATGATTTCTGTAATCTTGAATAAAGGATGATTGGTGATTAAAGCCTTTTGCACATGTTACATTGGTAAGGTTGGCTCaagtatgaattctgtgatgcTGACAAAGTTCTGAGCATTTGGTAAAGCCCTTGCCACATATCTgacattggtaaggtttctctccagtatgaattttGTGATGGCCATTAAGGTTTGACTTAATCCTAAAGGCTTTGCCACATTGTTGACGTTGgaaaggtttctctccagtatgaattctgtgatggTCATTGAGGTTTGACTTCAAcctaaaggccttcccacattgTTGACATTTGTGAGGTTTCTCTCCActatgaattctctgatgctgACTAAGGGATGCTTGCTGGCTAAAGTCCTTGCCAGATACttgacatttgtaaggtttctctccagtatgaattacATGATGCTGAGTAAGTGTTCTTCGCTGGCTAAAGACCTTTccacattcttgacatttgtaaggtttctctcccgTATGCATTCTGTGATGCCGAGAAAGGGATGATGGCTGGATAAAGGCTCTACCACATTCTTgacattggtaaggtttctctccagtatggattcTGTGATGCTGAGTAAGCCTTGAAAGTAAATTAAAGGATTTGCTGCATTTGttacattggtaaggtttctgtCCAGTATGAATTCTGCGATGTTGAAAAAGGGTTGAGTATCTgctaaaggccttgccacattctttacatttgtaaggtttctctccggTATGAATTATGTGATGTTGAGTAAGCTGTGAGTATGCtttaaaggccttgccacattctttacatttgtggGGTTTCTCTCCggtatgaattctgtgatgttcAGTAAGTCGTGAGGAAGAGttaaaggcttttccacattcttgacattggtaaggtttctcaccagtatggaTTCTGTGATGCTGAGTAAGGGATGATTGGTAggtaaaggccttgccacattcttgaCAGTTgtgaggtttctctccagtatgaattctgtgatgtcGACTAAGGGATGATTGCTGGGCAAAGACCTTGccacattcttgacatttgtaaggtttctctccagtatgccTTCTGTGATGCTTAGTAAGGGATGTTGGATGgctaaaggccttgccacattcttgacatttgtaaggtttctctccagtatgcaTTCTGTGATGCTTAGTAAGGGATGATGGGTGgctaaaggccttgccacattcttgacatttgtaaggtttctctccagtatgcaTTCTGTGATGCTGACTAAGGGATGATTGCTGgttaaaggccttgccacattcttgacattggtaaggtttctctccgGTATGTATTCTGTGATGTTTAATAAGGTATGAGTGCCAtttaaaggccttgccacattcttgacattcgtgaggtttctctccagtgtggattcTATAATGCTGAGTAAGCAATGATTGCTGgctaaaggccttgccacattgttgacatttgtaaggtttctgtGCAGTATGGATTCGCCTGTCTGAATGGAGTGATGACCCATCCTTAAAGGTTTGACCACCTTCTTCACATTTGTCAAATTTCTTTGCAGTATGCGTTTGCTGATGTTGAGATAGTGTCGAGTGCCTGTCAAAGGTTTTGCCACATTCCTTGCCAATGTACCTTTTCTCTCCAGTACCACTTGTCTTATACGTATTTAGGCTTAATGATTGATTAAACATGTTCCCAGATTCACTATATGTGTATGGGTTTCCACCCCCATGAATCCTCTGATGATCAGCAATACTGGAGGACTGCTTCAGAGCTTTCCCACATTCATCATATTTAGAAGTAATTTCTCCCCTCTGTGTACTCTTACTATTGGTATATTTGGAGTTTGGGTAAAAGACTTCCTCATCTTTATTAGATTCAAAATGGTTTTCTTGCAGAGTCCTCAGACGTTTGCTAACATGAGAGCCCTGGTTAGACTGTGTCTCAGATTCACTGTATTGAGCCAGTGTAGCTCCATTGAAAATGCTCTGGAAATGTTGCAgggtcacctcctctgtgaagcacCTCCCAAATTGAGACGTCCTAGgccttttatcttcatttttgaatCTCTGAGTTTTAGAACTATTTGACTGAAAGGTCAATCCAATCCCACTTTCACAATGGTTCACAGCATTGTTTTCAGTGTGCTTGAGGTAACTTTCCAAATGTTCCAAATTTTCTTTGCACAAATATGTATGTTTGCATGTTTGATTGGAACTTCTGCTTACAGATGCACACTGCTTTGCACAAATAGTGGATGTAAAAAGGGCGGTTTTCCAAGATGTTTTATGTCCTTCACCACTTGGGGCCATGAGGTTCTTACTATGGGCAGACGTCTCATTTGGACCACGTCCTTCATGAAACTTCTGATGTGCTTCATTCTTTCTACCACTGTCCCAGTTTATCATTAAGTGTAAATTCTCAAGGGCATGATGTTTCCATGTACCCAGTGACACATTTTGTGAAGAGGCTTCTATGCATGGCTTTGGCAGGAAATTCTGGGTGCCATGTGAAGCTACAGCTGAAAGAtagcaaataacaaaaaaaggaacatcaTTCCAATTACCACTCTCACATGAAAGTACTGACAACTTCTAATATACAACCTTCAAATCAGTCTGAGAATGTCAGGAAGTTGGTTGAGAAGGATTCATCGGGACTTCATTCTTCCGTGACACAGAAACTTACACACAACGTGAAGACATAGCCTAATAGATCGTTCTGTAATTCTGTAATGGTGTAGCACAAATCAAATTCCTGTGTCACAAAGAATCAGGAAATTACCCTATGAGCCAAAATTTAGAAGGAagcacatttaatttaaaattatgaaaatacgATACAGCAAAAGTAGGAATAAAACAACAGGACGAGTTTGTATTCAGAAGTAAACCAAAAAATTTACACACCTATAACACCGTCAAGGAAGGATGAAAAATTGAAGTTCACCTAAATTCAGAAGTGAAGAAGTAAAACAAGACACAGTACATGTGATatcatagaaataaaagtaatcatAATTGGGAAAAAGGATAATTACATGCTAACAAGTAGgtatccaaaaaaagaaaagtacctaTTTCAAATAAGGTATAACCTACTTGACATCATCATGGAGAAAAGATTATAATGAaagaggaacctgggtggcttagtcggttggcatccaactcttgattttggctcaggtcatgatcttagggtcatgtGATGGACACCCGTATCAGGCTCTACCCTAAGCACGaagtctgtttaagattctctctctctccctctgctttctctcccactcactgactctcacactcaaaaaaaaaaaaaagaaaaagaaaagagaaaagaaaaagaaaaaagtcaatagaTCTACAACTACTAAGTACATTAACACTGTAATAAATAAAGTCccaatgggacgcctgggtggctcaggtgggtaagcatcagacttcagctcaggccatgatctcacagtgcttgagttcgagcccctcatcgggctctgtgctgacaggtcagagccttgagcctgcttcggattctgtgcctccctctctctcctcccctcccctgctcatgctctgtctctttctgtctctccctgtctcaaaaatacataaaaacattaaaaatgttttctaattaaaaataaataaaaaaaaaaaaaataaactcccaGCAAGGAAAACTCTTACGCCAGATGAATTCACAGAAtaattcatacacacacatgacAAAGTACTTGAAATCTCCCCAGACATTTCTAGGGAGTGAAGAGAAGGGAGATTATGAAAACCCTTGATCATAGCAGCCTTAACAGGTTATCAAAGCTGAAGGAAGATGCTACAAGTATAGAAGACTATGAATTACCATCTGGGGGGAATATTCATGCAACGTCCACCATAAAACTAAgcaaataggggagcctgggagcctAAGTTGGTGAAGCACCTGACCCTTGACTTCAGCTGACTTCattcgtgagatcaaaccccatgtccaGCTCATCACAAACTgaaaaacctgcttgggatcccctttccgcctcactctctgcccctcccattgtcctcttccttcctctccctctcaaaacaaataaacaaatgaaaaacaaactgaatCAAAAGcacattttaccattttatgACATAACCAACTGGGATTTTTTCCTGAAATTCAACAATGTTTCACCATATGGAAAACTATCGTGTTGGGACTGCACATTACAGACTAAAGATCACAAAGAGAGGATTATCTTAATTGATACAGGACAGGAAGTGAGCATATTGGACACCATTTCATGATTAAAGATACTCAATAAAGAAGAATCCAAGGAAACTACTTCATCCTAATAAAGATCATGTATGTGTGAAAAGCTGAAATCCAACATAATCGATGAGAAGGCCAAAAGCTCCTCCTATAGGATCACAAATAAGAAATTGAAGCAACTTTCCCATGTCCATTCCACACAGTACTGGCACTATTCagaacaattaggaaaaaaatacataaaaggaaaccaaattgGGGGCGCTTGGTTGGCTCActtaattgtctgactcttggttttcaacCTGGCactatgtgagtttgagccccacatcaggctccatgctgacagcacagagcctgttggggttcactctgtctctctctctctccctttctctctgcttctcccaattcccactctctcaaaataaataaacttaaaacaattctaaaatagaaacaaattggaagagaaaaagcaaaattatcgCTGTTAGAGGATGACATTATCTATACAAAAtccaaggaaacttttttttttttttggtaatcattattattcattttttcctaatttttctacTAGGCCCTCCACTTTCAATTTTTATGCTATAAATGATTCATTATTGtatttcacctttttcttttattacacctcaatcaacaaaagaatgaagaaatttaGCTAAAATTCTGTAAAaggaaatgctaaagaaaataagaaagaagtaaaatgaagatCCAAATAACATAACATTGAAAGTAATTCCGTTTCTCCAATACAACAAACAAACTTgacaatactttaaatatatttacagtgaaaaaaaaaacctcaacaaagaaaaagaaaaatggaaaagaaaacgaGGCAACAGTTACACACAGAAACATATAGTGTGATAAACGATTCCTAAAGCAAACATACACTAGCATATTAGACAATTTGGAAAAGACCAAGACCACATGCCTTCACTGGTTGATGGACCAAACTTTTAAACAAGTAATTCCTTGGatgccccggtggctcagttggtttagcatccaactgtaggttttggctccggtcatgatctcactttgtgagttccagccccacactgggctctgcactgacagtgggcatccttcttgggattctctctatctctatctctccttacctcttccttcttatctctcctctcaaaataaatagttattaaaaaGGTAATGGagaacattatattttttaaaaaagcaattgctgataaaattcatcaaaattctACAATTAATAGAACACAGGGAACCCACTGAAAATCATTCTAGGTGGCaggcattaccctgatacccaagAGGAGATAACCacaatacaagaacaaaaaaaggcTAGTTTGTcgaatataaatattgctacactggccttcttttgacatccatttgcatgatgacGTTTCTCTAGCCCCTCACTTTCAACTGACAGACAACTTCAGGTCTAAATTGAGTCTTTTGTAGGTTTGGGTTAATTAATCCAAAtcggtttgggtttttttttaatccattcagacaccctatgtgttttgattggagtgCATAGTACATTTCCCTTCAAAGGAATTATTGCCTAGATACCTATTTGctgccattttattattacttttggcattgtttctggagatttttttctggtactttcttgtctttctcacttttggtctctcctctgAAGTCAAAGACTACCCTTAAACATGTCTTGGAGGGCTGTTccagtggtcacaaactcctttagtttctgtttgactggaaatctctctct
The sequence above is a segment of the Leopardus geoffroyi isolate Oge1 chromosome E2, O.geoffroyi_Oge1_pat1.0, whole genome shotgun sequence genome. Coding sequences within it:
- the LOC123578434 gene encoding putative protein ZNF720, whose protein sequence is MLETYGHLLFLGLIVSKPHLVIFLEQKRELWDVKRKKTVASPAAVASHGTQNFLPKPCIEASSQNVSLGTWKHHALENLHLMINWDSGRKNEAHQKFHEGRGPNETSAHMCICKQKFQSNMQTYIFVQRKFGTFGKLPQAH